A window of Candidatus Syntrophosphaera sp. genomic DNA:
AGAGGGGGTTTTCGTCAATCCCGGGGTCCCGCCGGCCGTTCCGCCCAATTCCTGTCTGATCCGCTGTTCCTTCATGGCAACGCACACGCGGGAGCAGCTTGACTTTGCCCTGGACAAGTTCCGCCAGATCGGCAAGGAACTGAATGTGATCTGAGGCAAACGCAAAGAGGATTTCCCGCAGCTCAACGCGGATATAAAACAGATCACGCGGATGAAGGAAAAGCCTCTGGCAAGGCCTTGTCCGAATGGCAGATAGGTTACTTTGTCATCCCGGCGCGGGCCGGGATCCAGTTCTTTCATAGGATTGCCTGGAGCAGAAGCAAGAAAAGAAGATTAGATACAAACTCATAAAATATAGCCTTACAGGGAGGAACCATGGCCAGCAAAAGCAGCGCCGAATATTACGGCAGCTTTAAAGAAATGTCTCCGATCCGCGCCATCGCCGAGACGCTCATGAACACCCACAACGTGCGCAAGATCGATATCCGCGAAGCCTATGAACTGGCAAAAAAACAGCCAGGCGTCACGGTGACCGACCTGCCGGTGTATCCGGAATTCATCAAACTCCACAACCTGCCCGTGGACGCGAAGGTGCTGGACGACTGCCACGGCAATATCATCGGCCGGACGGCCAAGGCCCGGCGCTTTTACCACCGGCTTGATGCTCCCAAAAAAAACAAACTTGAAGGCGATTTCCGCGAAGCGGTCTGGCAGATGCAGCACTATCCATTGATCAAGGCCGAAGCGATCCTGGGCCTGGACCCGGACCTGATGATCAAGGCCACCTTCATCACCACGGAAACCGATGTGGCCAACGTCTACAACTGGCTGCTGAATTTCGCGCCCTACGAACAGCTGAAGGAGCAGTATGAGCAAAGCCCCAAGCTGCCGATCCAGGATGTTATCCTGATCGCCTTCAACGAATGGACCTGCGACGATCCGTTTTACAACAACGTGGGCGCGCCGCAGCTGGCCCTGGTGGACGAAAAGCACAACGTGATCGTGAACCTGGGCATGCGCTATTTCGGCGAACGCAAGAAAGGCACCCTCACCATGGCCTGGACCTCCGGGATCCGCATCGGCATGGCGGCCTGCCACGGCGGGATCAAGGAACTGGATTTCGGCACCTGCAAAGAGGCACAATACCACAAGCTGGGCAAGCGCTCCATCGCTTTCTACGGCCTTTCCGGCACCGGAAAATCCTCGCACACCAACAGTCACGATAACGCGGGCACCATGCCGGAGGGAGTTGGCAAAGTGGTGCTGCACGACGACGCCTTCCAGATCGACCTGGATAACAAGCTTTGCCGAGTTTGGGAACCCACCCTCTTCGACAAGACCGACAGCCGCCCGCCCGACCATCCGGACTGGAAATACACCCTGGCCGTGATGAACCACATGATCGCGGAAGTGGGCGGCAAACGCGTTCCCATCGGCCAGGACGCCCGCAATCAGAACGGACGCGCCCTGCTCGACCGCGCCCTCCTGGGCAACTATGTGAACCGCTGCGCTTTCCCCAAGGCCCTGGTTTGGCTGATGAAGGATTCCGTGCTGCCCCCCATTCTCCGGCTGGCGGACAAGAACCTCGCCATCGCGATGGGCGCTGCCCTCATGACCCAACGCAACCGCGCGGAGAACGTGACCGAGGAAGAGCTGAACAAACTCGTGTTCGAGCCCTTTGCCAACCCCTTCCGGGTTTACGAGCTCTACCGCGACGTGGAGGCCTTCCTCCACGTGGCCGACAACGGCGCGGATTTCTACTGCTTCAATTCCCGCGGCTACTGGAAGGAATCGGACGATGCCCTGGAAGCCATACCGCTCAAGACCTCGCTCACCCTGCAAACCGCCATCCTGCTCGACCAGTTGGAATGGGAAGCCTGGCCGGCTCTGCCTGGGGCCATGATCCCCACCCGCGAGAGCGTGGATAAGATCCTGCCCGGCTACTATGACAGGTACGATCCGGCCAAGCGCGGCAACAAGGAGAAATACGAGGCCCTGCTCAAGGACCGCTTCCAGCAGCGCCGGGATTACCTGATGGGCAGCGACCTGACTGAAAAACCCGAACTGCAGAAAGCCGTCGTGGACGCGCTGAACCTGAAAATCTAAGGCTCACTTTCAAACTGAGTGGGTCAGGTTTTCATCAGGGGCAAGAAGGGGTGGCAAATTCCGATTTGCCACAGCGGTCTTCTGACCGCTTCTGAAGGCAGCCGTGCTGCCTTTGCCGATTCTCAAGATCGGCAACCCGCTGCTTGTTCAATCCGGATTTGACGCGCCAATCACCCACTTGGTTTGAAATAGAGCCTAAAAAAAGCCCGGCGGGACCGGGCTTTGTATCATTATGGGTTGTTAGGTTATTGGTTTTTGGCCATCGGCACGTCGGTGGCGATCACTTTGTAGAAACGCTTAGCCTGGTCAGTTACAATGTCATCCCAGAAGAGGCTGGCGGTCCTGCCCAGGAACAGGTAGGTTCCGTAGGGTTCGTCGCAGGCCCAAACTTCGTAGGAAAGGCTGTTGGGGATGGCGTTCCACTGTATCCTCAGGGTGGCGGGATCCAACTCGGTGATCGTGATCTCTGGCACTGCAAGGTAATCGAGGTTTACCACGATGCTGACGCTATCCTCGGCGCTGTCCGTTCCATCACTGACTGTGAAGGTCAGGAGCTCGGTCCCGAACCAATCCGCTGTGGCATTGAAGGTGACCGAAAGCCCGGTGATGGAGACCTGCACATTGGTGTTTCCGGTATAGGCAAGGGTCAGCGGGTCGCCATCCGCGTCATCGACATAGGGGCTGAAATCGACCACCAGGCTGCCGTTCATAGCGAAACTGAAACTATCCGGCAGAGCGATTGTCGGCGGTGTGTTCTCACCCTGTTGGTCGATCAGGAGAGTGAAGGGATCCAGAGCCGCGCAGAGAGGCTGGGTGGCGTTTCTGGCCGTGGTGTCGGTCGCCAGGATGTAGTAATAAAGGGTCTGGCCAAAGGCCGGGGTCGGAACGCTGGCGGTCCAGGTGTTGCCCGAAACGAAGGTGAGAGGCGCATAAAGCCAGTTCCCGCCGCCACCATGCCTGTAAGCAACGTAGGTTTGGGCCGGATCGAGCGGATTGGCGTGGGTGATCTGGACCTCGATGGGCACAGTGCTGTTCGCCATCGCGGTGGAGAGGGGAAGATGCCAGAGATGGACCATCTGATCGTCGAAGATGGTGTTCACGCGGCAATGGATGGCGTCCGTGGATTCGAAACTGGAATAGGAATAGCCCAGAACGTTGTAACCCGGCAAGGCATCCTGATAGGCTGCGAGGGCCGCGGAGTCGTTGGCTGTTCCCATCTGCGGGACGTAGACGCGCTTGTTCATGATGTAGGAATTGGAGTAGGGCTCGTTGTTGGGGGTATAGACACGGTAGATCCGATAGGGCGTGCCGTAGCTGGAGGTTTTGGATTCCCAAACGTCCACGACAGCCTCGATGGCTCCGTATTGGGCGTGGCTGCTGGGAACGCTGCGGATCAGGACCTTATCCACGTCCAGCAGCTTGGCCCAGCAATCGATGTGGTCGATGTAGGTGTTGTTCGGGTCCTCATAGAGCTGATATTCCGTGATGCCAAGATAGTTCTGGAACATCTGTTCGATCTGGCTTTGGGTGAGGGTAGCATTTTCTTCCAGAACGAGTTCGGTGCTCATCGCCTTGCCGTTGCCGTCGGTCATGATGTTTCC
This region includes:
- a CDS encoding phosphoenolpyruvate carboxykinase (ATP) — its product is MASKSSAEYYGSFKEMSPIRAIAETLMNTHNVRKIDIREAYELAKKQPGVTVTDLPVYPEFIKLHNLPVDAKVLDDCHGNIIGRTAKARRFYHRLDAPKKNKLEGDFREAVWQMQHYPLIKAEAILGLDPDLMIKATFITTETDVANVYNWLLNFAPYEQLKEQYEQSPKLPIQDVILIAFNEWTCDDPFYNNVGAPQLALVDEKHNVIVNLGMRYFGERKKGTLTMAWTSGIRIGMAACHGGIKELDFGTCKEAQYHKLGKRSIAFYGLSGTGKSSHTNSHDNAGTMPEGVGKVVLHDDAFQIDLDNKLCRVWEPTLFDKTDSRPPDHPDWKYTLAVMNHMIAEVGGKRVPIGQDARNQNGRALLDRALLGNYVNRCAFPKALVWLMKDSVLPPILRLADKNLAIAMGAALMTQRNRAENVTEEELNKLVFEPFANPFRVYELYRDVEAFLHVADNGADFYCFNSRGYWKESDDALEAIPLKTSLTLQTAILLDQLEWEAWPALPGAMIPTRESVDKILPGYYDRYDPAKRGNKEKYEALLKDRFQQRRDYLMGSDLTEKPELQKAVVDALNLKI